The following coding sequences lie in one Spinacia oleracea cultivar Varoflay chromosome 1, BTI_SOV_V1, whole genome shotgun sequence genomic window:
- the LOC110789616 gene encoding uncharacterized protein, which translates to MPVYTLMEEAGSWCMKKIGSRFGKAIEMGPNQLTEYAAGVLEERSQQSRFCSVTAAVGGEYEVKEGAVKYPIKLDARTCGCGVWQISGIPCRHGLRVIYHQRLEATDFVSHYFKGQAYKLTYSEHMHPMPDPTQWPSFDLSIILPPPMKRASGRPPKLRKRGKHDTRIKNIRMPFFIAPCINFFCCSSFFFIW; encoded by the exons ATGCCAGTGTACACTCTGATGGAAG AGGCTGGGAGTTGGTGTATGAAGAAGATTGGGTCTAGATTTGGCAAGGCTATAGAAATGGGACCAAACCAATTGACTGAATATGCTGCTGGGGTATTAGAAGAGAGGAGTCAACAGTCTAGGTTTTGTTCTGTAACAGCTGCTGTGGGAGGGGAATATGAAGTGAAAGAGGGGGCTGTCAAATACCCTATTAAGTTAGATGCAAGGACTTGTGGTTGTGGAGTATGGCAAATATCTGGCATACCTTGCAGACATGGCCTTAGGGTTATTTACCACCAAAGACTTGAGGCTACTGATTTTGTGTCTCACTACTTCAAAGGGCAAGCATACAAGTTAACTTACTCAGAGCACATGCACCCCATGCCTGACCCAACCCAATGGCCTTCTTTTGACCTTTCTATTATCCTCCCACCACCCATGAAGAGAGCATCAGGTAGACCCCCTAAACTGAGAAAAAGAGGTAAACATGATACTAGAATAAAAAACATTAGAATGCCATTTTTTATAGCTCCATGCATTAATTTCTTTTGTTGCTCgagtttcttcttcatttggtga